A region from the Fimbriimonadaceae bacterium genome encodes:
- a CDS encoding DUF1698 domain-containing protein, with the protein MSAAPHLDDLLTRVESFPFWYHKIELPGGVVTPGWAPLVPEAYKVPADLTGKRVLDIGAWDGYWTFEALKRGAAEVVAIDDFSDYLGHLDQRDRAAWETFDLCRSALGYTEAQCKRIETSVYNLDPAVHGLFDVVFFFGTLYHLRYPLLALDLVSTVCTGDLFVETHILDDFSPYNGGFGHGYPGRQVVMEFYPGDELGQNHTNWWAPTQACLGMMMLSAGFQDIDVWKLADDPREAAHCRGFAHGVKSPAIP; encoded by the coding sequence ATGAGCGCCGCACCCCACCTTGACGACCTGCTGACGCGGGTCGAATCGTTCCCGTTCTGGTACCACAAGATCGAACTCCCCGGGGGAGTCGTGACACCAGGCTGGGCGCCGCTCGTCCCCGAGGCCTACAAGGTTCCCGCCGACCTGACCGGCAAACGCGTCCTCGACATCGGGGCGTGGGACGGCTACTGGACGTTCGAAGCCCTGAAGCGCGGGGCCGCCGAAGTTGTCGCCATTGACGATTTCAGCGACTACTTGGGCCACCTAGACCAACGAGACCGCGCCGCCTGGGAGACATTCGACTTGTGCCGGTCGGCTCTCGGCTACACCGAAGCCCAGTGCAAGCGGATCGAAACCAGCGTCTACAACTTGGACCCTGCCGTGCACGGCCTGTTCGACGTGGTCTTCTTTTTCGGCACGCTCTACCACCTGCGGTACCCCCTCCTCGCCCTCGACCTCGTCAGCACGGTGTGCACCGGTGACCTCTTTGTGGAGACGCACATCCTCGACGACTTCAGCCCCTACAACGGGGGCTTTGGCCACGGCTACCCGGGCCGACAAGTCGTCATGGAGTTCTATCCAGGCGACGAACTGGGCCAGAACCACACGAACTGGTGGGCACCGACCCAGGCCTGCCTGGGGATGATGATGCTGTCAGCGGGCTTCCAGGACATCGACGTGTGGAAGTTGGCCGACGACCCTCGGGAGGCCGCCCACTGCCGCGGGTTTGCCCACGGGGTCAAGTCGCCAGCCATTCCTTGA
- a CDS encoding isoaspartyl peptidase/L-asparaginase, translating into MTTMLATWHRPGEVTIGAAGAKLAESGNLLDAIETGLAAAEDDAELIAIGRGSVPNMDGELELDASVMRGDDLSAGAVCAVRGIVPVISVARKVMETTPHVMLAGDQARRFAIQHGHVPENLVTEEVCRRYREYLVSPERAKAYVHTAADGRPEPPHDTVTMLGLQDGKFVAASSTSGMPFKVPGRVGDSPIVGAGIYADDEAGAAGATGLGEELWKACASYRAVRNMAAGMTAQEACEEVARHMRRRQPASRETICVVIALDRSGGFGAGVTTGEFDLWVWQDGALSCHHFEQVADEA; encoded by the coding sequence ATGACCACAATGCTCGCCACCTGGCACCGACCAGGCGAGGTCACCATCGGCGCGGCCGGGGCCAAGTTGGCCGAGTCCGGCAACCTTCTTGACGCCATCGAGACCGGCCTTGCTGCGGCGGAAGACGACGCCGAACTGATCGCGATCGGGCGAGGGTCAGTCCCCAACATGGACGGAGAGTTGGAGCTCGACGCCTCAGTGATGCGGGGTGACGACCTGTCGGCGGGGGCGGTGTGCGCCGTCCGGGGGATCGTGCCCGTCATCTCGGTCGCCCGCAAGGTGATGGAAACCACGCCGCACGTCATGTTGGCGGGGGACCAGGCCCGCCGGTTCGCCATCCAGCACGGTCACGTGCCGGAGAACTTGGTGACCGAGGAAGTTTGTCGGCGCTACCGCGAGTACCTGGTCTCGCCGGAACGGGCCAAAGCCTACGTCCACACGGCCGCGGACGGGCGTCCAGAGCCGCCCCACGACACCGTGACCATGTTGGGGCTGCAGGACGGTAAGTTTGTCGCGGCGAGCTCGACAAGCGGGATGCCGTTCAAGGTGCCGGGACGGGTCGGTGACTCACCGATCGTCGGGGCGGGGATTTACGCCGACGACGAGGCGGGTGCCGCCGGGGCGACCGGATTAGGAGAGGAGCTGTGGAAAGCCTGCGCGTCGTACCGCGCCGTCCGGAACATGGCGGCGGGGATGACCGCCCAGGAGGCTTGCGAAGAGGTCGCCCGCCACATGCGCCGTCGCCAACCGGCCAGCCGGGAGACGATCTGCGTCGTGATCGCCCTGGACCGAAGCGGCGGCTTTGGCGCGGGGGTGACGACCGGAGAGTTCGACTTGTGGGTGTGGCAAGACGGAGCCCTCTCTTGCCACCACTTCGAGCAGGTCGCCGACGAGGCATGA
- a CDS encoding SelB C-terminal domain-containing protein, with amino-acid sequence MRFDVVAEAARHPEGVMTASLAAAAGRDVAADLERAKASGQLVSLAGLWLTPFAWQSCSARLLAAIDSLHARDDRQFGWPPQAVAETAGLAWGSKPSLRGCERLQSEGRVRVTDGMAALASFRPRLSDRQEKLLAKVKDALVGYGLDAPDAKSLAADMGLPRPAVEDILRVGVASGDLVQVGMVAVPRDTAESVARRTGELFGAGEFSLGEWRDATGVSRRVAVAWLEEFDRWGWTVMEGDTRRLVRRPGGGSVNRPGQ; translated from the coding sequence ATGAGGTTTGACGTCGTCGCGGAGGCCGCCCGACACCCCGAAGGGGTGATGACCGCCAGCCTGGCCGCCGCTGCCGGTCGCGACGTGGCCGCCGACCTCGAACGCGCCAAAGCCTCGGGCCAGTTGGTCAGCTTGGCCGGCCTTTGGTTGACTCCCTTTGCGTGGCAAAGCTGTTCCGCACGCCTGCTCGCCGCCATCGACTCTTTGCACGCCCGGGACGACCGCCAGTTCGGTTGGCCACCCCAAGCCGTCGCTGAGACCGCCGGCCTTGCCTGGGGGTCGAAGCCGTCCCTCCGCGGTTGCGAACGGTTACAAAGCGAGGGCCGTGTCCGCGTCACGGACGGCATGGCGGCCTTGGCCTCGTTTCGCCCCCGCTTGTCAGACCGTCAAGAGAAGCTGCTTGCCAAGGTCAAGGACGCCCTGGTCGGTTACGGGCTTGACGCACCCGACGCCAAGTCTCTGGCCGCAGACATGGGTTTGCCGCGGCCTGCCGTCGAGGACATTTTGAGGGTCGGGGTGGCGTCGGGCGACCTTGTCCAAGTCGGTATGGTCGCCGTGCCCCGGGACACCGCGGAGTCGGTCGCGAGACGGACCGGCGAGTTGTTCGGCGCCGGGGAATTCAGCCTGGGCGAGTGGCGTGACGCGACCGGCGTCTCCCGGCGCGTCGCCGTGGCGTGGTTGGAGGAGTTCGACCGGTGGGGCTGGACGGTGATGGAGGGCGACACGCGCCGGTTGGTGCGTCGACCTGGGGGCGGGTCAGTCAACCGCCCCGGCCAGTAG
- a CDS encoding UvrD-helicase domain-containing protein yields the protein MTVQLNDEQRAAVEADHPRFTVMAAAGSGKTRVLVERYVRLVRDGVSPERLVTITFSKKAAAEMKRRIVARLVEEGRRQEAQAAETGPVQTIHSFCERILRSQAIDAGVDPDFSVLDDADSYRLRLQALHDVLRLDIGSLPDAQHFVDQVGGDSTYRSTRLDSHLHECVQAVLELRSTLVDPDAIRAWSTSPETVLARQAAFLHELTEGLVPADASPQEIIDALAAAKGRTGPKLHKDASAAAERDAAAMTAGLVQLSMRVWDRLEAVMEARQSFDYSGLERKALALLQSHDGGAAVRSQIDAVLVDEGQDLNPTQHALLAALDAPCEMVVGDPRQSIYGFRQADVSLFNRRLEEHPRLDLSRNYRSTPPLVKFVDKLYPLLTGEPKAVTEVDTSLGVEELLGGVEEDFEGTVEVLHCHMSGYEKLTADRISGLVQEGVGPGDIAVLTRHGKSGAAIAKLLRQRGVPVTVVGGSKGFMTNIEVLDVANVLEALIDPSNDFAVAAVLLSPFVGLTLDSLILLSARRPLVSSIKQNPLEDEEENEKLGTFMGWFERQAGTVDRSTAWETLASLFAQTPFLRGLARQPDSAQALANVRKLLTMAASTPDVGPVDFAHLIRELRTSHTDLTEPEIDDDSQGVVQVMTIHKAKGLEFDHVFLPDMHATEPSPGNVLVDARSGLVVYGDGRSVVKSLLANEQKVRNMQELKRVFYVGLTRAKLRAYITLQTGASNGLTPELYLHLNVGTKTWPGVILRTTADEGE from the coding sequence GTGACCGTCCAGCTGAACGATGAACAGCGGGCCGCCGTCGAGGCAGACCACCCTCGCTTCACCGTGATGGCGGCGGCCGGTTCGGGGAAAACACGTGTCCTCGTCGAGAGGTATGTCCGTCTGGTCCGCGACGGTGTGTCCCCCGAGCGCCTCGTCACCATCACCTTCTCGAAAAAGGCGGCCGCCGAAATGAAGCGGCGGATCGTCGCCCGATTGGTCGAGGAAGGCCGCCGGCAAGAAGCCCAAGCCGCCGAGACCGGGCCGGTCCAGACCATCCACAGTTTTTGCGAGCGGATCCTTCGTTCCCAAGCGATCGACGCCGGGGTGGACCCTGACTTTAGCGTGCTTGACGACGCCGACTCGTATCGCCTGAGGCTGCAGGCCCTGCACGATGTGTTGCGCCTCGACATCGGGTCCCTGCCCGACGCCCAACACTTTGTCGACCAAGTGGGAGGCGACAGCACCTACCGGTCGACAAGGCTCGACTCTCACCTCCACGAATGCGTCCAGGCCGTCCTCGAGTTGAGGTCGACCCTCGTCGACCCCGACGCCATCCGGGCATGGTCCACGAGCCCCGAGACTGTCCTTGCCCGCCAAGCCGCCTTCTTGCATGAGCTCACCGAAGGGTTGGTGCCGGCCGACGCGTCGCCGCAGGAGATCATCGATGCCTTGGCCGCCGCGAAGGGGAGGACAGGACCCAAGCTACATAAAGATGCCAGCGCCGCCGCGGAGCGCGACGCCGCCGCCATGACCGCGGGGCTCGTCCAGTTGTCGATGCGCGTATGGGACCGACTTGAAGCGGTCATGGAAGCCCGCCAGAGCTTCGACTACAGCGGCTTGGAACGCAAGGCCCTGGCCCTGCTCCAGTCTCACGACGGTGGTGCGGCCGTCCGGAGCCAGATCGACGCCGTCTTGGTCGACGAGGGCCAAGACCTCAATCCGACCCAGCATGCCCTGCTCGCCGCGCTGGACGCCCCGTGCGAGATGGTCGTCGGCGACCCCCGGCAGTCGATCTACGGCTTCCGACAGGCCGACGTCTCGCTTTTTAACCGGCGACTTGAGGAACACCCTCGCCTTGACCTGAGCCGCAACTACCGGTCGACGCCCCCACTCGTCAAGTTTGTCGACAAGCTGTACCCCTTGTTGACCGGCGAACCGAAGGCCGTCACCGAAGTGGACACGTCTCTGGGGGTCGAGGAACTCCTTGGCGGCGTCGAAGAGGACTTTGAGGGCACCGTCGAGGTGCTCCACTGCCATATGTCTGGCTACGAAAAGCTGACCGCCGACCGCATCAGCGGCCTTGTCCAGGAGGGGGTCGGGCCGGGCGACATCGCCGTCTTGACCCGCCACGGCAAATCGGGGGCGGCGATCGCCAAACTCCTGAGGCAACGCGGTGTACCCGTGACGGTGGTGGGAGGCTCCAAGGGCTTCATGACCAACATCGAGGTCCTCGACGTCGCCAACGTCTTGGAGGCCCTGATCGACCCCAGCAACGACTTCGCCGTCGCGGCCGTGCTCTTGTCCCCGTTCGTAGGTCTGACACTGGACTCGCTGATCCTCCTCTCGGCGCGACGGCCCCTCGTCTCCAGCATCAAGCAAAACCCATTGGAAGATGAGGAGGAGAACGAGAAGCTAGGCACCTTCATGGGATGGTTCGAGCGTCAGGCCGGGACGGTCGACCGGTCGACCGCATGGGAGACCCTGGCGAGCCTCTTTGCCCAAACGCCGTTCTTGCGTGGCCTCGCCCGGCAGCCCGACAGCGCCCAGGCATTGGCCAACGTGCGCAAACTGCTGACCATGGCGGCCTCGACCCCGGACGTCGGCCCGGTGGACTTCGCCCATCTCATCCGGGAGTTGCGGACCTCTCACACCGACCTGACGGAGCCGGAGATCGACGACGACTCCCAGGGCGTCGTCCAAGTCATGACGATCCATAAGGCAAAGGGGCTGGAGTTCGACCACGTTTTCCTCCCCGACATGCATGCGACAGAACCTTCGCCCGGCAACGTGCTGGTCGACGCCCGGTCGGGCCTCGTCGTCTATGGCGACGGACGATCCGTCGTCAAGTCTTTGCTTGCCAACGAGCAGAAGGTGCGCAACATGCAGGAATTGAAGCGCGTCTTCTACGTCGGCTTGACCCGGGCCAAGCTGCGTGCCTACATCACCTTGCAGACCGGCGCGTCCAACGGGCTGACACCCGAGCTTTACCTCCATCTCAACGTGGGGACCAAGACATGGCCTGGCGTCATCTTGCGGACCACGGCGGACGAGGGCGAGTAG
- a CDS encoding tetratricopeptide repeat protein, with translation MKSHHKLAVRPGGKPKPSAADGLVGTGLAKHQAGDVAGALAVYLQALLSDPKNGDALALTGAALIQLKRPSEAINYLEEATKASPRNVGAWTNLGTAFQNTGHMQRAMACFDQALVIDPDAVDALYNRGNLLGATDRAQEAAEAYRRVVRLDAGHADALTNLAKVLFDLEQYVDAMGAAQKAMAAKPRNARAANIYGLSLAAMGNTPGAVDAFMVAVRFDPTYAPAFSNLAQANLDMGKPAAALEASIHAVKLAPDHAGANCGRARALRELGQLDEAVGACKTALELDPRLPEAHNCLGNIHLDLGQPEQASRCFQRALELDPTYREIASNVVMAAQYTPGAGPELVLEKARGFARLLPGREVVGRRRKSAVRRIGFVSSDLWSHPVGRFVEPLFEHLAECGVEACVYSNTGQEDAVTERLKAHTAQWRRVIGLDSATAAQLVQEDKVDVLVDLSGHTAGNRLDIFAERAAPVQVTWLGFSGTVGMTQIDALLGDRYVTPPADDPYYAEKVVRLDAPWLCFKAPAEVDLSVAKPPHEKGHPFTFGCLNHSKKVNQEVVAAFAAVMNGVPGSRIVLKSRAYSSKSARAQYLRWFEEHGIGMERVVFLGTTSWNAHFVVHNQIDMLLDPFPYGGATTTVEGLWMGLPVVTLEEPGFVGRMSAAMLRHVGHSDLVAATREDYVSKAVGLAQDPVRLRDLRGELRPALMVSPLCDAAGFARAFVNGLDSL, from the coding sequence ATGAAAAGCCACCACAAACTAGCGGTGCGACCGGGCGGCAAGCCAAAACCGAGCGCCGCCGACGGACTCGTGGGCACGGGATTGGCCAAGCACCAAGCCGGTGACGTCGCCGGGGCCCTGGCGGTGTACCTGCAGGCACTCTTGTCCGACCCGAAGAACGGCGACGCCCTTGCGCTCACCGGTGCCGCCCTGATCCAACTCAAACGCCCGTCTGAGGCGATCAACTACCTGGAAGAGGCGACCAAGGCCTCGCCCCGTAACGTGGGGGCATGGACGAACTTGGGGACGGCGTTCCAGAACACCGGCCACATGCAGCGGGCGATGGCCTGCTTCGACCAAGCCCTGGTCATCGACCCTGACGCGGTCGACGCCCTCTACAACCGGGGCAACCTCTTGGGTGCGACCGACCGGGCCCAGGAGGCCGCCGAGGCGTATCGGCGAGTCGTGCGGCTCGACGCGGGCCATGCCGACGCCCTCACGAACCTGGCCAAGGTGCTCTTTGACCTGGAGCAATACGTGGACGCCATGGGCGCGGCCCAGAAGGCGATGGCAGCCAAACCTCGCAACGCCCGGGCCGCCAACATTTACGGACTGTCCCTGGCGGCGATGGGAAACACCCCCGGGGCGGTCGACGCATTCATGGTCGCCGTGCGGTTCGACCCGACCTATGCCCCTGCGTTCAGCAATCTGGCCCAGGCCAACCTGGACATGGGAAAGCCGGCTGCGGCCCTCGAGGCGTCGATCCACGCGGTGAAGCTGGCGCCGGACCATGCCGGGGCAAATTGTGGCCGGGCGCGGGCCCTGCGGGAACTTGGCCAACTGGACGAGGCAGTCGGCGCGTGCAAGACGGCCCTGGAACTCGACCCCCGCTTGCCCGAGGCCCACAACTGCCTGGGGAACATCCACCTGGACCTCGGCCAACCGGAGCAGGCGTCCCGGTGTTTCCAGCGTGCCCTGGAACTAGACCCGACGTATCGAGAAATCGCCAGCAACGTCGTCATGGCCGCGCAATACACGCCGGGCGCCGGCCCAGAGTTGGTCCTGGAGAAAGCGCGCGGCTTCGCGCGGCTTCTGCCCGGGCGTGAGGTGGTCGGCCGGCGCCGAAAGTCGGCGGTGCGGCGGATCGGATTTGTCAGCAGCGACCTGTGGAGCCACCCGGTCGGACGGTTCGTCGAGCCGCTCTTTGAGCATCTCGCCGAGTGCGGCGTCGAGGCATGTGTCTATTCGAACACCGGCCAGGAGGACGCCGTCACCGAGCGGTTGAAGGCGCACACAGCCCAGTGGCGCAGGGTCATCGGACTTGACTCGGCCACGGCGGCTCAGCTGGTCCAAGAAGACAAGGTCGATGTGCTCGTCGACCTCTCCGGCCACACCGCCGGGAACCGGCTGGACATCTTCGCCGAGCGTGCCGCACCGGTCCAGGTCACATGGCTTGGCTTCTCGGGCACGGTCGGCATGACCCAGATCGACGCTTTGCTGGGCGACCGGTATGTCACGCCGCCCGCCGACGACCCGTACTATGCTGAGAAAGTCGTCCGGCTCGACGCGCCCTGGCTTTGCTTCAAGGCTCCTGCCGAGGTCGACCTCTCCGTCGCGAAGCCCCCGCACGAGAAGGGCCACCCGTTCACGTTCGGGTGCCTGAACCATTCGAAAAAGGTCAACCAGGAAGTTGTCGCTGCCTTCGCCGCAGTGATGAACGGAGTCCCGGGTTCGCGGATCGTCCTCAAGTCCAGGGCTTACAGTTCCAAGTCGGCGCGAGCCCAGTACCTGCGATGGTTCGAGGAGCACGGCATCGGCATGGAGCGGGTCGTGTTCCTGGGGACGACGAGCTGGAACGCCCACTTTGTGGTCCACAACCAGATTGACATGCTGTTGGACCCGTTCCCCTACGGAGGGGCAACGACGACCGTCGAGGGCCTGTGGATGGGCTTGCCCGTCGTCACCTTGGAAGAGCCAGGGTTTGTCGGACGCATGTCGGCGGCGATGCTCCGCCACGTCGGACACTCCGACCTGGTCGCGGCGACCCGTGAAGACTACGTCTCCAAGGCGGTGGGCCTTGCCCAAGACCCGGTCAGGCTCCGCGACCTCCGCGGCGAGTTGCGGCCCGCCCTCATGGTGTCCCCCCTGTGCGACGCCGCCGGGTTCGCCCGGGCTTTCGTCAACGGTCTTGACTCACTGTGA